Proteins encoded in a region of the Rickettsia bellii RML369-C genome:
- a CDS encoding type I restriction-modification system methyltransferase subunit, whose amino-acid sequence MSEELLQRGLNKSNPTSKIGKWDYYNIGSTTLKALKNAGIIRNVNYGEVENKKVDALIVSKQNVIAVIEFKQPKEFKTNSQQQKAIDQAINVAKILGAKIIIATDTVDTLWINALTGEKILDEEGKNISLLFDPSNEQLPALIEKISYSINETNNQLLSPKLVNPTCLASSIWQDVWSVSGAKSRNSFYSLIEMYATDTPNEVLTYYVDNIRKKIKELFPYNPLDNTTIINGSVFVSNDQKAADSYSTVFFKVLDKFNKYGRLEHIDYDFKSKLFESFLKESISKKKLGTIFYTDESSSSNRNDYSR is encoded by the coding sequence ATGAGCGAAGAATTATTACAAAGAGGTCTAAACAAAAGTAACCCCACATCTAAAATAGGAAAATGGGATTATTATAATATTGGTTCTACAACACTAAAAGCTTTAAAAAATGCAGGAATAATTAGAAATGTTAATTATGGTGAAGTAGAAAATAAAAAAGTTGATGCACTAATTGTAAGTAAACAAAATGTTATTGCGGTTATAGAATTTAAACAGCCTAAAGAATTTAAAACCAACTCTCAACAACAAAAAGCAATTGATCAAGCAATTAATGTTGCAAAAATTTTAGGAGCAAAAATAATTATTGCAACTGATACAGTTGATACTTTATGGATTAATGCTTTAACAGGAGAAAAGATTTTAGATGAAGAAGGTAAAAATATTTCTCTACTATTTGACCCGTCTAACGAACAGCTTCCGGCACTTATAGAAAAGATTAGTTATTCAATCAACGAGACTAATAACCAATTATTATCGCCAAAATTAGTAAATCCGACTTGTCTAGCAAGCTCTATATGGCAAGATGTTTGGAGCGTTAGTGGGGCTAAGTCAAGAAATAGTTTTTATTCTTTAATCGAAATGTATGCAACAGATACTCCTAATGAAGTATTAACTTACTATGTTGATAATATAAGAAAAAAAATAAAGGAATTATTTCCGTATAACCCTCTTGATAATACAACCATAATTAACGGTTCAGTATTTGTTAGCAACGATCAGAAAGCAGCTGATAGTTATAGCACCGTTTTTTTTAAAGTGCTGGATAAATTCAATAAATACGGACGCCTTGAACATATTGATTACGATTTTAAAAGTAAATTATTTGAAAGTTTTTTAAAAGAAAGTATAAGCAAAAAAAAACTGGGGACAATTTTTTACACCGATGAAAGTAGTTCGAGCAATCGAAATGATTATTCAAGATGA
- the ychF gene encoding redox-regulated ATPase YchF → MTLKLGIVGLPNVGKSTLFNALTASVAAEAANYPFCTIEPNSAVVSVPDERLHKLAALVGSKKIIPSYIEFVDIAGLVKGASKGEGLGNKFLSNIREVDAILHVLRCFEDEDVTHVHNKVDPIHDLEIIEMELILADIESVEKRLATSEKRLKSGDKTLAEQIELLKEVHKVLADGKPARVLNKTLGTDNLKQLQLLTSKPVLYVCNVLEKDAASGNEFTKLVAEQAKKEEAKSVVISSKIEADIALLEDEEEKKEFLNSIDLEETGLSQVIKEGYNLLNLKSFFTIGPKEAHSWTFKDGTLAPGAAGIIHTDFEKGFIRAEVIGYADYINLGSEAKAKEVGKMRLEGKEYKMQDGDIVHFRFNV, encoded by the coding sequence ATGACATTAAAATTAGGAATTGTGGGTTTGCCAAATGTCGGTAAGTCAACGTTATTTAATGCTTTAACGGCAAGCGTGGCAGCTGAAGCTGCTAATTATCCGTTTTGTACGATTGAGCCAAATAGTGCGGTTGTTTCAGTACCTGATGAGCGTTTACACAAGCTTGCCGCACTTGTAGGAAGTAAAAAAATTATTCCATCTTATATCGAATTTGTCGATATTGCAGGGCTTGTTAAAGGTGCAAGCAAAGGGGAAGGGCTTGGTAATAAGTTCTTGTCAAATATTAGAGAAGTAGATGCAATATTGCATGTGTTACGTTGTTTTGAGGATGAAGACGTAACGCACGTACATAATAAGGTTGATCCGATTCATGACCTTGAAATAATTGAGATGGAGTTAATACTTGCTGATATAGAATCGGTGGAAAAGCGACTTGCTACAAGCGAAAAACGTTTGAAATCAGGTGATAAGACTTTAGCAGAGCAAATAGAGCTATTAAAAGAGGTTCATAAAGTATTAGCCGATGGTAAACCTGCAAGAGTGCTAAATAAAACTTTAGGAACTGATAATCTAAAGCAGTTACAGCTACTTACTTCTAAGCCTGTTCTGTACGTATGTAATGTGCTTGAAAAGGATGCAGCAAGTGGGAACGAGTTTACAAAATTAGTAGCAGAACAAGCAAAAAAAGAAGAAGCTAAAAGCGTTGTTATTTCCTCAAAAATAGAGGCAGATATTGCTTTACTTGAAGATGAGGAAGAGAAGAAAGAATTCCTAAATAGTATTGACCTCGAAGAAACAGGATTAAGTCAAGTAATTAAAGAAGGGTATAATCTCTTAAATCTGAAAAGCTTTTTTACGATTGGTCCTAAAGAAGCACATAGCTGGACTTTTAAAGATGGTACGCTTGCACCTGGTGCTGCGGGTATTATTCATACCGACTTTGAAAAAGGTTTTATCAGAGCAGAAGTTATAGGTTACGCAGATTATATAAATCTCGGTAGCGAAGCAAAAGCTAAAGAAGTGGGAAAAATGCGATTAGAGGGTAAAGAATACAAAATGCAGGATGGGGATATAGTACATTTTAGATTTAACGTCTGA
- the pth gene encoding aminoacyl-tRNA hydrolase gives MMLIIGLGNPGKEYEHTRHNIGFIALENIAKQYETSFSVKKKFHCEIAESTNNGQKLIFVKPTTYMNLSGKSVIAVKTYYNIPLEKIFVIHDDIDLELGKIKFKTGGGNGGHNGLKSIDGIIGNNYHRIRIGVGRPQNSQDVADYVLNNFSKTEYVIAEQAIDKITDNFNLILENKLEEFKSKMV, from the coding sequence ATGATGCTTATTATTGGTCTTGGTAATCCAGGTAAGGAGTATGAGCATACAAGGCATAATATTGGCTTTATTGCTTTAGAGAATATAGCAAAGCAATATGAAACGTCATTTAGTGTAAAGAAAAAATTCCATTGTGAAATTGCTGAAAGTACTAATAACGGGCAGAAGCTAATATTCGTAAAACCTACTACTTATATGAATTTATCGGGTAAGTCGGTGATAGCAGTAAAAACATATTATAATATTCCTCTTGAAAAAATCTTTGTTATTCATGATGATATTGATTTAGAATTAGGTAAAATAAAGTTTAAAACTGGTGGTGGAAATGGTGGACATAACGGTTTAAAATCCATTGATGGAATTATAGGAAATAATTATCACCGTATTAGAATTGGTGTTGGTAGACCGCAAAATAGTCAGGATGTAGCTGATTATGTGCTTAATAATTTCTCTAAAACCGAATACGTAATAGCAGAGCAGGCTATAGATAAAATAACCGATAACTTTAATTTAATACTAGAGAATAAACTAGAAGAGTTTAAGAGTAAGATGGTTTAG
- a CDS encoding arp2/3 complex-activating protein rickA produces MAKITELDHHLNQEKEALDKVVSNLNELCEHNQKLQGFIEIQKEVKELKKEHIKSLSWFKKLINTVSNIKYVFVKSEEQLAKDAIEQNNKLLKRIDNTILSVADKSGPLKQELQKELRKNFENLAKKDLSKDQRERLSNLLNNEYAANPQKFAQLPMSKPLHFPNAEELENQHNDLKVIQQNVLNLLTENSNIEELKKIQKQVAEIREEVPFTKLEKLNNFWQKIKNIFVNNSEQVLAKNKENNTKTIINIEEKLHKANNKFFELVSNKKQDIENIISNLPDSKRLEAIKEKLQKHINVKDTNNIAEQASAAQLQSAETKPTAVVLPNNAIPTTPPVTEEKTFTPPPAPPPPMPTDNIPTPLPVSKAEATEHKNVETAASNVPPPPPPPMPTGNVPPPPPVGDNTVTSTPQKAKETNQPRPAVDTTNLMKQIQGGFNLKKIEYGEDGKPIPKNKEDTKETSDPIIAALNKIRSAKVSSDSERSNSDSGTDSGWASDVSTRSKKVLTRRERNAKQSQQR; encoded by the coding sequence ATGGCAAAGATAACTGAGCTTGATCATCACTTAAATCAAGAAAAAGAAGCATTAGATAAAGTAGTAAGTAACCTAAATGAGCTATGCGAACATAATCAAAAGTTACAAGGCTTTATTGAAATACAGAAAGAAGTTAAAGAACTAAAAAAAGAGCATATTAAATCTCTTTCTTGGTTTAAAAAACTTATAAATACAGTCTCTAATATAAAATATGTTTTTGTAAAAAGTGAAGAACAATTAGCTAAAGACGCTATAGAACAAAACAATAAATTATTAAAGCGTATAGACAATACTATATTATCTGTAGCAGATAAATCTGGTCCTTTAAAACAAGAGTTACAAAAAGAACTTAGAAAGAATTTTGAGAATTTAGCAAAAAAAGACTTATCTAAAGATCAACGTGAAAGGCTTAGCAATTTATTGAATAACGAATATGCAGCTAACCCACAAAAATTTGCTCAATTACCTATGTCTAAACCTTTGCATTTCCCTAATGCAGAAGAATTAGAAAATCAGCATAACGATTTAAAAGTCATCCAGCAAAATGTCCTAAATTTATTGACTGAAAATTCTAATATTGAAGAACTCAAAAAAATACAAAAACAAGTCGCTGAAATTAGAGAGGAAGTACCTTTTACTAAGCTTGAAAAATTAAATAATTTCTGGCAAAAAATCAAAAATATTTTTGTCAATAATAGTGAGCAAGTTTTAGCAAAAAATAAAGAAAACAATACTAAAACTATTATAAATATAGAAGAAAAATTACATAAAGCTAATAATAAGTTTTTTGAACTTGTTAGTAATAAAAAACAAGATATTGAAAATATAATTTCAAATTTACCTGATAGTAAAAGATTAGAAGCGATAAAAGAAAAGCTTCAAAAGCATATAAACGTAAAAGATACAAATAATATAGCTGAACAAGCGAGTGCTGCTCAATTGCAATCTGCTGAAACTAAACCAACTGCTGTTGTACTGCCTAACAATGCTATACCTACAACACCTCCTGTAACTGAAGAAAAAACTTTTACACCACCACCCGCCCCTCCACCACCTATGCCTACAGATAATATTCCTACGCCACTCCCTGTGTCAAAAGCAGAAGCTACTGAGCATAAAAATGTAGAAACTGCTGCATCTAATGTACCACCTCCTCCTCCACCGCCTATGCCTACAGGTAATGTTCCGCCACCTCCTCCTGTTGGTGATAATACCGTTACATCAACACCTCAAAAGGCTAAAGAAACTAACCAACCCCGCCCAGCAGTAGATACTACAAATTTAATGAAACAAATACAGGGGGGATTTAACCTTAAAAAAATTGAATATGGTGAAGATGGTAAACCTATACCTAAAAATAAAGAGGATACTAAAGAAACATCTGATCCTATAATAGCTGCTCTAAATAAAATACGGTCAGCAAAAGTATCTAGCGATAGCGAAAGAAGTAATAGTGATAGCGGAACTGATTCAGGATGGGCTAGCGATGTTAGTACTAGAAGTAAAAAAGTTTTAACTAGAAGAGAACGAAACGCTAAACAATCTCAACAAAGGTAG
- a CDS encoding Bcr/CflA family efflux MFS transporter, producing MKIIAKIPAWMLLCLFTLSPITETIYTSGLPSITEYFNTDGSTTQITSSLYYLGFALGILTLGRLSDIYGRRPVVLFGLCIYAISSIISIFAPNIETLMLARFVQAFGVSVGSVIGQAMARDSYQGSELSYVYASLSPWLLFIPSLGSSIGGYIIEYSSWHYTFVFFSLTGTVLLTLYCKILPETNPYINFSQTSKYFEVLKVVIRDKSLWLYAFIIGAFNGIYYGFYIEAPFIFIDKMKVAPSFYGKLAFLLSFAGIFGGFLGGYLIKKRHIHDQKVMILGLVFSVIGCSLLAIDALILQDKEVGQNIAVIMMFAPMMLHMVGHNLLIPMTLRYALEDYAKVTGTAGSVFGAIYYVLIAAVTFLVSKLHSDTIGNFALLFLVLSVSSAAAFYYILILYKKKLT from the coding sequence ATGAAAATTATTGCGAAGATTCCAGCATGGATGCTTTTATGCTTATTCACGTTATCACCCATAACGGAAACAATCTATACTTCAGGGTTACCAAGTATCACTGAGTATTTTAACACCGATGGTAGTACTACTCAAATCACATCTAGCCTATATTATTTAGGTTTTGCTCTTGGTATATTAACGCTTGGCAGATTATCCGATATTTACGGCAGAAGACCGGTTGTTTTATTCGGTCTTTGTATTTACGCTATATCTTCCATTATTAGCATTTTTGCACCTAACATAGAAACATTAATGTTAGCCCGTTTTGTGCAGGCTTTCGGCGTAAGTGTTGGTTCAGTTATCGGGCAGGCTATGGCTCGTGATTCTTATCAAGGTTCAGAATTATCATATGTTTATGCTAGTCTATCTCCATGGCTTTTATTTATTCCTTCTTTAGGTTCATCTATAGGAGGCTATATTATAGAATATTCAAGTTGGCATTACACTTTTGTATTCTTCAGTCTTACGGGTACAGTATTATTAACTTTATATTGTAAAATTTTACCTGAAACGAATCCTTATATAAATTTTTCGCAAACTAGCAAATATTTTGAGGTTTTAAAAGTAGTTATCAGAGATAAAAGCTTATGGTTATATGCTTTTATTATTGGAGCATTTAACGGCATATATTATGGTTTTTATATAGAAGCACCTTTTATTTTCATTGATAAAATGAAAGTTGCCCCATCTTTCTATGGTAAATTGGCGTTCTTGTTATCTTTTGCCGGTATTTTCGGCGGATTTTTAGGAGGATATTTAATAAAAAAACGTCACATACATGATCAAAAAGTAATGATTTTAGGGCTTGTTTTTAGTGTAATAGGCTGTAGCTTGCTCGCAATTGATGCTCTAATATTACAGGATAAAGAGGTAGGTCAAAACATAGCGGTTATTATGATGTTTGCACCTATGATGCTACATATGGTCGGGCATAATTTACTGATTCCTATGACTCTTCGTTATGCTTTAGAAGATTATGCTAAGGTAACAGGCACAGCAGGTTCTGTATTTGGTGCAATATATTATGTACTAATCGCAGCCGTAACTTTTTTAGTCTCTAAACTACACAGTGATACAATAGGTAATTTTGCTTTATTGTTCTTAGTTTTAAGTGTTAGCTCTGCTGCTGCGTTTTATTATATTTTAATTTTGTATAAGAAAAAATTGACATGA
- a CDS encoding N-6 DNA methylase produces the protein MKVVRAIEMIIQDEIREEAVICDPACGVGKFLLEPIKSKIDRFYKIKDGKIIPKITIRGFDKGFGNNEQKTIILAKANMLIYFSEVIKNYPNHTKEFADLFNSTFTLKTDSILGTLKDPVENTYDLILTNPPYVTDGSSNFKEEIQKNNDLKKYYKINAMGVEGLFMEWIIRALKPNGKAFIIVPDGIFNRQNDRNLRAFLCQECFIDGIISLPENTFFTTKQKTYILCITKKNNKTDIQSDPVFTYLVSEIGESRDVYRFDIEQNDLIEAITLYNFFKGNKKAFENINTDPRCKIVPIEKFESEIYWSIDRWWSKEEKITLGIEKENKTLSVLEFSSYLSCMADTLENFSLGLKKIKIVNNNQTKKVKIGNIFDFPAIKGITKSFIESNKGNIPVYGGKKEQEPIGYIKDNIKNVVYFENCLAWNREGSVGYVFYHKNKFTTNDHHRPMIIKEEYIQILDIEYMRYAIEKVLLSQGFKWSKTASKEKVANLSVSIPITSTGKFDIEKQKEIIATHKKIEEIKNSTFDELRKIQEYSLII, from the coding sequence ATGAAAGTAGTTCGAGCAATCGAAATGATTATTCAAGATGAAATTAGAGAAGAAGCAGTTATATGCGATCCTGCTTGTGGAGTCGGAAAATTTTTATTAGAACCGATAAAAAGTAAAATAGATCGTTTTTATAAAATAAAGGATGGCAAAATAATACCAAAAATAACTATTCGAGGTTTTGATAAAGGTTTTGGTAATAATGAGCAGAAAACAATTATCCTTGCTAAAGCTAATATGCTTATCTATTTTAGTGAAGTTATAAAAAATTATCCAAATCATACAAAAGAATTTGCAGATTTATTTAATTCTACTTTTACTCTTAAAACCGATTCGATTTTAGGTACTCTAAAAGATCCGGTTGAAAACACATATGATTTAATTCTTACGAATCCTCCTTATGTTACTGATGGAAGTAGTAATTTTAAAGAAGAAATACAAAAAAATAATGACCTTAAAAAATACTATAAAATTAATGCGATGGGTGTTGAAGGTCTATTTATGGAATGGATAATTAGAGCCTTAAAACCAAATGGGAAAGCATTTATAATAGTTCCTGACGGTATATTTAATCGTCAAAACGATAGGAATTTAAGAGCATTTTTATGTCAAGAATGTTTTATAGATGGAATAATATCTTTACCGGAAAATACTTTTTTTACTACAAAACAGAAGACATATATTTTATGCATAACTAAAAAAAATAATAAAACGGACATCCAAAGCGATCCGGTTTTTACTTATTTGGTGAGCGAAATTGGTGAAAGTCGTGATGTTTATCGCTTTGATATTGAACAAAATGACCTTATAGAAGCTATTACTCTTTATAATTTTTTTAAGGGTAATAAAAAGGCATTTGAAAATATTAACACTGATCCTCGTTGTAAAATAGTTCCGATAGAAAAGTTTGAATCGGAAATATACTGGTCAATTGATAGATGGTGGAGTAAAGAAGAAAAAATTACTTTAGGGATTGAAAAAGAAAATAAAACCTTGAGTGTTCTAGAATTTAGCTCATATTTGTCATGTATGGCAGATACTTTAGAAAATTTTAGCTTGGGCTTAAAAAAAATAAAAATTGTTAATAATAATCAAACTAAGAAAGTTAAAATTGGGAATATTTTTGATTTTCCGGCAATAAAAGGAATAACAAAATCATTTATTGAATCTAATAAAGGCAATATTCCTGTATATGGAGGTAAAAAAGAGCAAGAACCTATAGGATATATAAAAGATAATATAAAAAACGTTGTGTATTTTGAAAATTGTTTAGCATGGAATAGAGAAGGTTCAGTTGGGTATGTTTTTTACCATAAAAACAAATTTACAACAAATGATCATCATAGACCTATGATAATAAAAGAAGAATACATTCAAATCTTAGATATTGAATATATGAGATACGCTATAGAAAAGGTACTATTATCTCAAGGATTTAAATGGAGTAAAACAGCGAGTAAAGAAAAAGTTGCAAATCTATCGGTTAGTATTCCAATAACCTCAACCGGTAAATTTGATATTGAGAAGCAGAAAGAAATAATAGCTACACATAAAAAAATTGAAGAAATAAAAAATTCAACATTTGATGAACTAAGAAAAATACAAGAATACTCATTAATAATATAA
- a CDS encoding GNAT family N-acetyltransferase: MTQDFEIIYAEEMDKAYSAIIWDAFNKDAREKKGLTGDLKSFSFSCLDQDKNFIAGMQGISLWGGVYITSLFVDENHRNKKYGRMLMEKAEELARERGCNFVALSTMDFQAKPFYEKLGYKLEFTRHGYEKDSVSYHLRKDL, translated from the coding sequence ATGACCCAAGATTTTGAAATTATATATGCCGAAGAAATGGATAAAGCCTATTCAGCCATAATTTGGGATGCTTTTAATAAAGATGCACGAGAGAAAAAAGGTTTAACGGGTGATTTAAAATCTTTTTCTTTCTCATGTTTAGACCAAGATAAAAACTTTATTGCCGGTATGCAAGGGATAAGCCTTTGGGGTGGGGTGTATATTACTTCATTGTTTGTAGATGAAAATCATAGAAACAAAAAATATGGAAGAATGTTAATGGAAAAAGCTGAAGAATTGGCACGTGAGCGTGGCTGTAATTTTGTTGCTTTATCGACTATGGACTTTCAAGCGAAACCATTTTATGAAAAATTAGGATATAAGCTAGAGTTTACAAGACATGGCTATGAAAAAGATTCAGTTTCATATCATTTAAGGAAAGATTTATAA